One window of Candidatus Regiella endosymbiont of Tuberolachnus salignus genomic DNA carries:
- a CDS encoding cytosine permease gives MNKNNVTGEEDYAFKPVPLNSRSNLFTVTLIRIGIMTALAQFMLGAMLGHAMTFGEALLATFLGSLILEFVSLGLGIAGAREGLSTSLLARWCGFGRLGSVLIGLVIAVSLLGWFGVQNAVFANGLNYAFGGQLGFAWSAAISGMVITVLVAFGFRALSWTAKIAVPLFFFVIAWISLILLEGHNIVALITSIPAGTPLTLGAAATAVAGGYIVTSLTTADISRYCQNERHVFWMVTWSIIVGEFIVNSIAILIAHALNTDDVVSIMTQTAGWLGLLSVILSAVKINDVNLYSSSLAFANTVEGATGKKWRHTWLTLGLGIIGTTLSIMGILEEFTRFLIILGVVFPPIAGVMLVDYYILRTSRQLFDAARAEQKLPTEASTPQIGWLAVFSCVVGTLAGLGIQFGIASLNSILVAGLVYGGLAKINTSLRGSRV, from the coding sequence ATGAATAAAAACAATGTTACTGGTGAAGAGGATTATGCCTTTAAACCTGTCCCACTTAATTCACGTTCGAATCTATTCACGGTCACTTTAATTCGCATAGGCATCATGACCGCACTAGCACAGTTTATGCTAGGGGCGATGTTGGGTCATGCCATGACATTCGGTGAAGCATTACTGGCTACTTTTCTTGGCAGCTTGATTTTAGAGTTTGTTAGCCTGGGACTCGGGATCGCCGGTGCACGTGAAGGCCTATCAACCAGTTTGTTGGCGCGTTGGTGTGGATTTGGACGTTTAGGATCAGTGCTGATTGGACTGGTGATCGCCGTCAGTTTATTAGGCTGGTTTGGGGTACAAAACGCCGTTTTTGCTAATGGCTTAAATTACGCCTTTGGTGGTCAACTCGGATTTGCGTGGTCGGCGGCGATTTCCGGTATGGTGATTACCGTACTAGTGGCCTTTGGATTTCGAGCTTTGAGCTGGACGGCAAAAATTGCCGTTCCTTTATTTTTCTTCGTCATTGCTTGGATCTCATTAATTCTATTAGAAGGTCATAATATCGTTGCTCTTATTACCTCTATTCCCGCTGGGACGCCGTTAACACTCGGGGCAGCAGCAACGGCAGTCGCCGGCGGATATATCGTCACTTCATTAACAACAGCTGATATCAGTCGTTATTGCCAAAATGAACGCCACGTCTTTTGGATGGTAACTTGGTCTATCATTGTCGGTGAATTTATCGTCAATAGTATCGCAATATTAATTGCACATGCACTTAATACCGATGACGTTGTTTCTATTATGACGCAGACTGCCGGGTGGCTTGGACTACTGTCAGTCATTCTTTCCGCCGTTAAAATTAATGATGTGAATTTATACTCTTCATCTTTGGCTTTCGCTAACACAGTGGAAGGAGCGACTGGAAAAAAATGGCGCCATACTTGGCTAACGCTGGGATTAGGTATCATAGGCACGACTTTGTCAATCATGGGAATTTTAGAGGAGTTCACTCGCTTTCTCATTATACTCGGTGTTGTTTTTCCTCCTATCGCTGGCGTTATGTTAGTCGACTATTATATTTTACGCACCAGCCGTCAATTATTCGATGCTGCCCGGGCTGAACAAAAACTGCCGACAGAAGCATCAACACCACAAATAGGTTGGCTTGCCGTCTTTTCTTGTGTCGTTGGCACATTAGCCGGCTTAGGCATTCAATTTGGTATTGCATCATTAAATTCAATATTGGTTGCCGGCCTGGTTTATGGTGGATTGGCTAAAATCAATACCTCGTTGCGTGGTTCAAGAGTTTAA
- a CDS encoding DUF917 domain-containing protein: MRLLDKTQIHHIAAGASVLASGGGGDPHIGKIMALNAIEQHGRAIKLLNLEMDMDELDPDALIVATGMIGAPSVMIEKLPNGSESIEACRFIERYLGKKIDAIYPIEIGGVNSLLPLATAAHLGVPLIDVDAMGRAFPEFHMTTFYLDGINSFPFVLVDSKANIGLVQAKDSYETEKQSRALCVAMGGLAFFAAYPITPAVAKASGILGTISRAQEIGETLEKARNEKADIVQVLTKLLKGFVLFRGRANKIDLRVTGGFTCGLACFDGVDTDKGKTFNVSFQNEYLLAQCDDLLLCSTPDLIILLDEDTGVPILAERLRYGSRVVALGVPADKKLCTPQGLEVTGPQYFNYDVNFTPVEELVAANRRE; the protein is encoded by the coding sequence ATGAGGTTATTGGATAAAACACAAATTCATCATATCGCGGCAGGTGCCTCTGTTCTTGCCAGTGGAGGGGGCGGCGATCCTCACATCGGCAAAATCATGGCGCTCAACGCAATAGAACAACACGGGCGAGCCATAAAACTGCTCAATCTCGAGATGGATATGGATGAATTAGATCCAGATGCCTTAATCGTTGCTACCGGTATGATTGGCGCACCCAGTGTGATGATAGAAAAACTCCCCAATGGTAGTGAATCGATAGAAGCCTGTCGGTTTATTGAAAGATATTTAGGCAAAAAAATTGACGCCATTTATCCCATTGAAATAGGAGGTGTTAACTCATTATTGCCCTTAGCAACCGCAGCGCATCTCGGTGTGCCCCTGATCGACGTTGACGCCATGGGTAGAGCCTTCCCCGAATTTCATATGACAACATTTTATCTTGATGGGATTAATTCTTTTCCATTCGTTTTAGTCGATTCAAAAGCAAATATCGGCTTAGTCCAAGCAAAAGATAGTTATGAAACAGAAAAACAAAGCCGCGCCCTCTGTGTCGCAATGGGGGGATTAGCTTTTTTTGCCGCCTACCCGATAACACCTGCTGTAGCCAAAGCATCAGGCATTTTAGGAACCATTAGCCGTGCACAGGAGATTGGTGAAACACTAGAAAAAGCAAGAAATGAAAAAGCTGACATTGTGCAAGTATTGACCAAACTATTGAAGGGCTTTGTATTGTTTCGCGGCCGAGCAAATAAAATAGATCTACGTGTAACAGGGGGATTCACGTGTGGCCTTGCCTGTTTTGATGGCGTTGACACAGATAAAGGGAAAACATTCAACGTATCCTTTCAAAATGAATATTTATTAGCACAATGTGATGACCTTCTGCTATGTAGTACGCCTGATCTTATCATCTTATTGGATGAAGATACGGGTGTTCCTATTCTGGCGGAGCGTTTGCGATATGGCAGCCGTGTTGTTGCATTGGGCGTGCCGGCTGATAAAAAACTGTGCACTCCTCAAGGACTTGAGGTCACTGGACCACAGTATTTTAACTATGACGTTAATTTCACACCTGTTGAAGAATTAGTGGCAGCGAATAGAAGAGAATAA
- a CDS encoding hydantoinase/oxoprolinase family protein — protein MTHRIGIDVGGTNTDAVLLNNDKRVIARTKQSTTGDVITGIEKAIASLLNEADIDKSTITQAMLGTTHCTNAIVERKGLNSVAHFRLAAPATLAIPPLTDVPDDFRNHLTTYLFIVEGGFDYNGKILSPLDEEKIRQHLRAVKGKVDVVSVCGVFSPVSNVQELRVAELVHEELGSKIPVSLSHKIGSIGLLERENASILNAVLFSTAQNIANGFSQALQAHHINAEIFFGQNDGTLMPLKHALSFPILTIASGPTNSIRGASYLTGLKNALIVDVGGTTTDMGVLTNGFPRESLIAAEIGGVRTNFRMPDIASIGLGGGTIVTPLANGAFKIGPESIGYKLVEQALVFGGDIITVTDIAVAKGLLHLGDITLVQHLSAEWVEKVFAHYVTMVEKVIDKMKTNNDPTPVVLVGGGAILLPTTLQGASQVIRPENAGVANAIGISVAQASGEVDILVALDKHNDLNAGLKEAQNQAIAQAIAIGAQPDSIETIELEAIPLAYMPGNTVRIRAKVAGILGAPRQQNNRPLSKP, from the coding sequence ATGACGCACCGTATTGGCATAGATGTCGGTGGAACCAATACTGACGCTGTACTTTTAAACAACGATAAGAGGGTGATAGCGCGAACTAAGCAATCAACGACAGGCGATGTGATCACCGGTATCGAGAAAGCTATTGCCTCTTTACTCAATGAAGCTGATATTGATAAATCAACCATTACACAGGCCATGCTTGGCACGACCCACTGTACTAATGCGATTGTTGAGCGCAAGGGATTAAATTCCGTGGCGCATTTTCGCCTCGCAGCACCTGCCACGCTGGCAATCCCGCCACTGACTGATGTGCCGGATGATTTTCGCAATCATTTGACAACGTATTTATTTATTGTTGAAGGGGGATTTGATTATAACGGCAAAATATTATCCCCACTTGATGAAGAAAAGATTCGTCAACATCTACGAGCAGTGAAAGGTAAAGTTGATGTGGTCTCTGTTTGTGGTGTTTTTTCTCCTGTTTCCAACGTACAAGAGCTCAGGGTTGCTGAATTAGTCCATGAAGAACTAGGCTCAAAAATACCCGTGTCCTTATCACATAAAATAGGGTCGATTGGCTTATTAGAGCGTGAAAATGCATCTATTTTAAATGCGGTGCTTTTCAGCACCGCACAAAATATTGCCAACGGATTTAGTCAAGCATTACAGGCTCATCATATCAATGCAGAGATTTTTTTTGGTCAAAACGACGGCACATTGATGCCTCTCAAACACGCGCTATCATTTCCTATCCTCACCATTGCTTCTGGACCCACCAACAGTATTCGCGGTGCTTCATACCTTACCGGTTTAAAAAATGCATTAATCGTCGACGTGGGGGGAACCACCACCGATATGGGTGTACTGACCAACGGATTTCCACGCGAATCACTCATTGCAGCTGAAATCGGCGGAGTGCGTACCAATTTTCGGATGCCAGATATTGCATCTATTGGTTTAGGCGGCGGTACCATCGTGACACCTTTAGCCAATGGCGCATTTAAAATAGGCCCAGAAAGCATCGGATATAAACTGGTTGAGCAAGCGTTGGTATTTGGTGGCGATATCATTACTGTTACTGATATTGCTGTCGCCAAAGGATTATTACATCTTGGTGATATTACGCTTGTTCAGCACTTATCAGCAGAGTGGGTTGAAAAAGTCTTTGCGCATTACGTCACAATGGTAGAAAAAGTTATTGATAAAATGAAGACCAATAATGACCCTACTCCTGTCGTGTTAGTCGGCGGTGGGGCTATCCTACTTCCTACTACATTACAGGGAGCATCGCAGGTTATTAGACCAGAGAATGCAGGGGTCGCTAATGCCATTGGTATTTCTGTCGCGCAAGCCAGTGGTGAGGTCGATATTTTAGTTGCACTTGATAAACATAATGATCTTAATGCAGGATTGAAAGAGGCTCAAAATCAAGCTATTGCACAAGCCATCGCGATAGGCGCCCAACCCGATTCCATCGAAACCATAGAACTCGAAGCAATACCATTGGCTTACATGCCCGGCAACACCGTTCGTATTCGAGCGAAAGTAGCAGGTATTCTTGGTGCACCACGCCAGCAAAATAATAGACCTCTTTCCAAACCGTAG
- a CDS encoding DUF1107 domain-containing protein, with translation MRIFPRYNPIKVAMYVKTLFRGRLYIRNMGIFEFDKGKILLPKIRDKRHFVVMSEINRQVQRLQTEIS, from the coding sequence ATGAGAATTTTCCCGCGTTACAATCCTATTAAAGTTGCAATGTATGTCAAAACGCTTTTCCGAGGCCGTTTATATATCAGGAATATGGGTATTTTTGAATTCGATAAAGGTAAAATTTTACTCCCTAAAATCCGTGATAAACGCCATTTTGTTGTCATGTCAGAAATCAATCGACAAGTGCAACGTTTGCAAACAGAAATAAGTTAA
- a CDS encoding hemolysin family protein, whose protein sequence is MLNSILLILFLIAVSAFFSLSEISLAASRKIKLKIMADEGDVNATHVLKMQATPGAFFTVVQIGLNAVAILAGIVGDAAFSPSFTVFLEEIIPSIPSELAVQISSIFSFVLVTSLFILFADLTPKRIGMIAPEAIAVRVVNPMRFCLMVFRPLVWFFNGMANLIFRIFKLPMVRNDDITSDDIYAVVEAGALAGVLRKQEHELIENVFEMESRTVPSSMTSRENVIYFDLGESEDKIKEKISVHPHSKFLVCDSNIDKIVGYVDSKDLLNRVLSKQSLVLSSGLQIRAALFIPDTLTLSEALESFKTAGEDFAVIINEYALVVGIITLNDVMTTLMGDLVGQGQEEQIVARDENSWLIEGGTPIDDVMRVLHIDDFPQSGNYETIGGFMMCMLRKIPKRTDFFKHAGYKFEVIDIDSYKIDQLLVTKLTDKSTSMVSISKKEKNL, encoded by the coding sequence ATGTTAAACAGTATACTATTGATTCTTTTTCTCATTGCAGTCAGTGCTTTTTTTTCTTTATCGGAGATTTCACTTGCCGCATCACGCAAAATAAAATTGAAAATTATGGCGGATGAAGGCGATGTTAATGCTACACATGTTCTAAAAATGCAAGCAACACCAGGAGCCTTCTTCACTGTAGTGCAAATTGGCCTTAATGCTGTAGCGATTCTCGCAGGGATTGTCGGTGATGCTGCTTTTTCACCTTCATTTACCGTGTTTCTTGAAGAGATTATCCCCTCTATCCCTTCTGAATTGGCGGTACAAATCAGCTCTATCTTCTCATTTGTTTTGGTAACCAGCCTATTCATTTTATTCGCCGATCTTACCCCAAAGCGCATTGGCATGATTGCACCTGAGGCGATTGCCGTCCGTGTTGTTAATCCCATGCGTTTCTGTTTAATGGTTTTTCGTCCATTGGTTTGGTTTTTTAATGGGATGGCGAACCTCATTTTTCGTATTTTCAAACTTCCTATGGTTCGCAATGATGATATCACTTCTGATGATATTTACGCGGTAGTAGAGGCTGGCGCACTGGCGGGGGTTTTGCGAAAACAAGAGCATGAATTGATTGAAAATGTGTTTGAGATGGAATCACGCACTGTGCCTTCTTCGATGACATCGCGTGAGAACGTGATTTATTTTGATCTTGGTGAGAGTGAAGACAAGATCAAAGAAAAAATTTCTGTCCATCCTCATTCTAAATTTTTAGTTTGTGATAGTAATATTGATAAAATAGTGGGTTATGTTGATTCGAAAGATTTACTTAATCGGGTGCTCAGTAAGCAAAGCTTAGTATTAAGCAGTGGTTTACAAATTCGTGCGGCTCTTTTTATACCAGATACTTTAACATTATCAGAAGCGTTGGAAAGCTTCAAAACGGCAGGTGAAGATTTTGCCGTTATTATCAATGAATACGCACTGGTTGTAGGTATTATCACACTAAATGATGTTATGACGACACTGATGGGTGATTTAGTAGGACAAGGTCAAGAAGAGCAGATTGTTGCTCGTGATGAAAATTCATGGTTGATTGAAGGAGGCACACCTATCGATGATGTAATGCGGGTCTTGCATATCGATGATTTTCCTCAATCGGGTAATTATGAAACTATTGGGGGCTTTATGATGTGTATGCTGCGTAAAATTCCCAAACGCACTGACTTTTTTAAACATGCAGGCTATAAATTTGAAGTGATTGATATTGATAGCTATAAAATTGATCAGCTACTAGTGACTAAGTTAACTGATAAATCTACCTCCATGGTGTCAATATCAAAGAAAGAAAAAAATTTATAA
- the fbp gene encoding class 1 fructose-bisphosphatase, whose amino-acid sequence MQTLGEFIVKKEHDFPHATGELTALLSAIKLGAKIINRDINKAGLLDILGANGVTNAQGEAQTKLDKFANDALKAALEARTEVAGIASEEEGIVIFKGEKEKNAKYVVLMDPLDGSSNIDVNVSVGTIFSIYRRTTAIGLPITEADFLQPGRAQIAAGYIVYGSSTMLVYTTGCGVHAFTYDPSLGEFCLSHEKVRYPTQGHIYSINEGNYIKFPLGIKEYIKYCQQEDEATGRPYSSRYIGSLVADFHRNLLKGGIYMYPGTASYPQGKLRLLYECNPMAFLAKEAGGKATDGTRLILDIDPYPNELRQNPKIDPKKLLHQRSPLFIGSQSMVEKVEQLIAESSKNTF is encoded by the coding sequence ATGCAAACATTAGGCGAATTTATCGTAAAGAAAGAACATGATTTTCCCCATGCCACCGGTGAGTTAACAGCGTTACTTTCTGCCATCAAACTGGGCGCTAAAATCATCAACCGTGATATTAACAAAGCCGGGTTGCTCGATATTCTTGGTGCCAATGGTGTTACCAATGCTCAAGGTGAAGCACAGACGAAGTTAGATAAATTCGCTAATGACGCATTAAAAGCAGCATTGGAAGCCCGCACAGAAGTCGCTGGCATCGCATCAGAAGAAGAAGGTATTGTTATTTTCAAAGGTGAAAAAGAAAAAAACGCTAAATATGTCGTACTAATGGATCCATTGGATGGCTCTTCTAATATTGACGTTAATGTCTCCGTTGGCACTATCTTTTCTATCTACCGACGAACGACAGCAATCGGCTTACCCATTACTGAAGCCGATTTTTTGCAACCTGGCCGCGCTCAAATTGCCGCAGGTTATATCGTCTATGGTTCATCAACCATGCTGGTTTACACCACAGGTTGTGGTGTTCACGCTTTTACTTATGATCCCTCATTAGGTGAATTTTGTCTCTCTCACGAAAAAGTACGTTACCCTACTCAGGGTCATATTTATTCCATTAACGAAGGTAACTACATTAAATTTCCGTTGGGAATAAAAGAATATATTAAATATTGTCAGCAAGAAGACGAAGCAACGGGGCGTCCTTACAGCTCTCGTTATATCGGCTCGTTAGTGGCAGATTTTCACCGCAATTTACTCAAAGGCGGTATCTATATGTATCCAGGAACCGCTAGCTATCCACAGGGTAAATTGCGCTTGTTATACGAATGTAATCCAATGGCATTTTTAGCCAAAGAAGCCGGAGGCAAAGCAACAGATGGAACGCGCCTTATTTTAGATATTGATCCTTATCCAAACGAGCTTCGTCAAAACCCGAAGATTGATCCAAAAAAACTGCTCCATCAACGCTCGCCACTTTTTATTGGCTCCCAGTCTATGGTTGAAAAGGTAGAGCAATTAATAGCCGAATCTTCTAAAAACACTTTCTGA
- the ppa gene encoding inorganic diphosphatase, giving the protein MSLNLVSAGEELPNDIYVIIEIPANADPIKYEVNKASGALFVDRFISSPMFYPCNYGYINHTLSLDGDPIDVLVPTPYPLQPGSVIRCRPIGMLKMTDDGGEDAKVVAVPHSKLTTEYDKIEEVEDLPKLLKNQIVHFFEHYKGLEKGKWVKIGGWESAEAAKREIIESAKRAAKEKEKKE; this is encoded by the coding sequence ATGAGTTTAAACCTGGTATCCGCAGGTGAAGAGTTACCAAATGATATTTATGTGATAATTGAAATTCCAGCTAACGCCGATCCAATCAAATACGAAGTCAATAAAGCAAGCGGCGCATTATTTGTTGACCGTTTTATTTCTTCTCCGATGTTTTATCCCTGTAATTACGGTTATATCAACCACACACTGTCGTTAGATGGTGATCCGATTGACGTGTTGGTACCAACCCCGTATCCATTACAACCCGGTTCGGTGATCCGTTGTCGTCCCATCGGCATGTTAAAAATGACCGACGACGGAGGAGAAGATGCCAAAGTAGTGGCGGTTCCACACAGTAAATTAACCACAGAATATGACAAAATTGAAGAAGTAGAGGATCTACCCAAATTACTCAAAAATCAAATCGTACATTTTTTTGAGCATTATAAAGGGTTAGAAAAAGGGAAATGGGTGAAAATTGGTGGTTGGGAAAGCGCAGAGGCGGCTAAACGAGAAATTATAGAATCTGCTAAGCGAGCCGCAAAAGAGAAAGAGAAAAAAGAATAA
- a CDS encoding gamma-glutamylcyclotransferase, with protein sequence MKVIVYGSLRRKQGNSRWMTAAQLLGKYDLEGYEMYNLGYYPAVIPGKGLIHCEVYRIDSATLTELDELKNSPGAYRRKLLKTPFGRAWIYLYCLNVVGLPRIHSGDWLKRNEEVDQIIKKGIPP encoded by the coding sequence ATGAAAGTGATTGTCTACGGTAGTTTACGACGCAAACAAGGCAATAGCCGTTGGATGACGGCGGCTCAGCTATTGGGAAAATATGATTTAGAAGGCTACGAAATGTATAATTTAGGCTATTATCCCGCCGTTATTCCTGGCAAAGGTCTGATACATTGTGAAGTTTATCGTATTGACTCTGCTACGCTAACTGAATTAGATGAGCTCAAAAACAGCCCAGGGGCTTACCGACGTAAGTTGCTTAAAACGCCCTTTGGCAGAGCTTGGATTTATCTTTACTGTCTTAACGTCGTCGGTTTACCTCGTATCCATAGTGGTGATTGGTTAAAACGTAATGAAGAAGTAGATCAGATAATAAAGAAAGGTATACCGCCTTGA